The Megasphaera vaginalis (ex Bordigoni et al. 2020) region GAAACTTCCTGTCCTTGAATAGTTTTTACTTTGAAATCGTAAATCGTTGCCATTGGTATACCCTCCTGAATTTTACAAACTTATTTATCGAATACGAGAACTCGTTCATCGATCGGATCTTTGGCGATCGGATCGGGGACGGCTGTAGGATTGCCGAAAGGCATCTGCGCGATTAATTGCCATTCGGCGGGAACCTGAAATTCGTTCTTAACGGCACCGTCAATCAGCGGATTATAATGCTGCATATTGACGCCTAATCCCAAGTCGGTGAGCGCCGACCAGACGCCGAACTGCATCATGCCGTTTGCCTGCTGAGCCCAGACGGGAAAATTGTCGGCGTAAAGGGGAAATTGTTCCTGCATCGATTTTACAACGGCAGTATTATCAAAATAAAGGATTGTACCGTAAGCGGCGGCGAAGGAATTGATTTTTGCTTCTGTCGTGCCGAAATTTTCGGCCGGTACGATGGCCCGTAACGTATCCATGGCAATCTGCCAGATTTTGTCGTGCTTTTTGCCGAAAGCCACGATGACTTTACCGGACTGCATATTGAAGGCAGATGGAACTTCATGAATAACATCTTGAACTGTTTTTATAATTGCACTTTGGGCAATCGTCACATTTTTATCTAAAGCATAGTTTGTACGGCGTTTTGCAAACGCATCAATAAGAGTTGACATAGTACTCGCCTCCACAGGGAGAAAAAAATTATTAATTAACTTTTGTTATTTGTTATTATAGAACATTATCATTAATAAATCAATACCTATTTACTCTTAATTAGCAATTAATTTACACGGCAAAGAAAAACTTACATATTAAAAAAAACGATTAGTTTCTTTTAAATTTATCAATAGCACTTTATTTATAACAGAAATAACGAAATAGACAGATAAGGTGGCGGAAAGCGGATGAAACGAAGCAGTTACGGTATAATAAGCGTTGCAACTCTTTCTATATGGAGATGACGTTGATATACAGGAATATAAATATTGACCCTTAAGATATTTTATGATTATAATCACTTATAAGTAAGGAGATAATTTGATAAATTAATAATTATTGAAATATAATAAAGGAGGTGAAAATGGATGGGAATATTAAGAAATCTTGCCAAATTATCCATACAAGTATGGCGCCGTATTGACGGTATTGCCTCTACGGAATATATTTGGCATATTTTTATGCGTACTTTTCTTCGGCATGTGCTGGTTTATTTTGACCAATTGGCAGAAAAGAAAATGGACGAATTAATGCGTATGGTCTGTTCAAGCTGATTGAAAGAGTTATGGAAGTGTTGCGCCCCATCAGTCGTTGATGATTCATCAAGGACTGATGGGGCGTTTCGTTAACATACGAATATGACTGAAGAAAAATTGGCTATACTGACAGGTATTCCCAGGCATAAAGGATTGCCGTCAGGGGAAATCGTAAAAATGCTGCATGAAGCGGTGCGTTTAGTCATGAAGAAGGATATTGTCTGGGCGTATTCTGCATGGAACAGGTGTATATTTTCCAGTTTGTATGATGACACATATAAAAAAGAAAACGGATGGGAATAGCCGTAAAGGGTTCATTATATGTAATAAAAATACAGGGACAAAAACTATCTGTTTTGTTGTATATGCAATATACTTTGGCAGACGCGTGTAGTATAGTATGCATAAAGAATCTTGATAGTATTACTTGTTGTTAGGGGGTAGTCGTATGGCAAAGAAGGTTACAGAAAAAGTTACTTGGGTCGGAAAGATTGATTGGGAGCTTGCTCGGTTTCATGGGGATGAGTATTCGACGGATAAGGGCTCGTCATATAATTCATACCTGATTCGCGATCAGAAAACCGTTTTGATGGATACGGTTTGGAAACCGTTCGACAAAGAGTTTGTTGAAAATTTGAAAGCGGAAATAGACTTGAATGACATCGATTATATTGTCATGAACCACAGTGAAAGCGATCACAGCGGCGCCTTGCCGTTACTGATGAAAGAAATCCCCCATACGCCGATTTACTGCACGGCGAAGGGTGAAGCAATCATTCGCGGTCATTATCATCAGGATTGGAATTTTGTCAATGTCAAGACCGGCGATACGCTGGATCTCGGGGAAAGCCGCCTGGTTTTCATCGAAGCGACGATGCTCCATTGGCCTGATACGATGTTTACGTATATGACCGGTGAAAATATTCTTTTCAGTAATGACGGATTCGGGCAGCATTATGCCAGTGAGTTGTTGTTCAATGACAAGGTTGATCAGGCGGAATTGTACCGTGAGGCAATGAAGTATTATGCGAATATTTTGAACCTGTACAGTCCGATGGTAACGAAGAAGATCAAGGAAATTTTGGATATGAATGTGCCCGTGTCTATGATCTGTCCGAGCCACGGCGTCATTTGGCGGGATAATCCGCTGCAGATCGTTGAGGCGTATCAGCAGTGGGCGGCGGCGTACCAGGAAAATCAAGTCACGATCATTTACGATACGATGTGGAATTCGACGCGCCGCATGGCGGAATGTATTGGCGAAGGTATTCGTGAAATTGATCCGTCGATTACGGTTAAGTTGTTTAATTCGGCCAAAGAAGATAAAAACGATATTTGTACGGAAGTATTCAAATCGAAGGCCGTTCTTGTCGGTTCGCCGACGATCAATTACGGGTTCCTGTTTTCCATTGGCGGCATCATTGAAATGATGAAGGGCCTTAAATTCAAGAACAAGAAGGCGGCGGCTTTCGGCAGCTACGGTTGGAGCGGTGATGCGCCGAAGCAAATTACTGAGCTGTTGAAGGGCAGCGGTTTTGCCGTTGTGCAGGAACCGTTGCGGTGCATGTGGGTGCCTGATGATAAGGCAAAGGACTTGTGCCGGCAGTTTGGCAGGGATTTTGCCGCTTCTATATCGGATTGAATCATGGCGAAGGCGGGTTTCGGGCATGGAGCCCGCCTTGCGGCGATTAGCGGAAATGATTTAGCTTGTAATGAGACGTGTCGTCCAGGTCTCTAAAGGCGCAACAAAAAAAGATCTCAGATTTTCCTGAGATCTTTTTTTTCGTTTGGCGGAGTGGGAGAGATTCGAACTCTCGCAAGCCTTACGACCCCTAACGATTTAGCAAACCGTCCTCTTCAGCCTCTTGAGTACCACTCCATATCGGTGCTGACTTTAATAGTTTACACTGGAATAGGAGGTGTTGTCAAGAGAGAAGGGCTTACTTTTCGTTGTCCAATATTTCGTTAATGACGGCTACCTTGCGCTCCATCATATTTGTGTAGCCGGGACGAATATCGGCTTTCAGCATGACTTCTGTCCGGATCCCCTGTTCGGCCAGGGAGAAGGTGGCTTTTTTGACGACGGCCATGACATCGTCCCATTCGCCTTCGATTTCGGTGAACATGGCATTGGTACGGTTCGGGAGTCCTGATTCGCGAATGATTTTTACGATCTGAGAAACGTAAGGCGCATATTCGTCGCCCGTACCGCAGGGTGCAATGCAAACAGCAATAAGTGTGTTCATAATCATACCTCCTCGAGTGTAAACTGCGTTAAACTGATATCTTTAGGCGATGCGTTGTATAAGGCATCGAGAAAAGCAAGTTGAAAAGATCCTGTTCCGGCGGCGTGCCGTTCCGCTTCTCTGCCGGCGAAATTATATGCGGCTGTGCCGCAAAGGGCGGCGATAAATGGTGAAGCGACGGCGCTGTAAACGGCTATGACGCCGCCGAGAGAGCAGCCGCAGCCGGTAATGGATTCCATGAGGGAGGAACCGCCGTAAGAGCAGACCGCTTGCCGGCCGTCCGTGATCAGATCGACAGTGCCGGAAACGGCGACGGCGCCGCCTGTAAAGCGGGCCAGTGAAATTGCTGCCAATCGGGCGGCCTGGACCGTATCCGTCGAGTCCACACCGTGTACGTTTGACGTTTCCGTGCCGCCCGAAAGATTCCATAGGCCTGCGAGGGCAATGATTTCGGAAGCGTTGCCGCGAATTACGGCTGGCGGATAGTTTTTCAACAGCGACAGAAGCTCCGTGCGCAACGAGCCGATGCCGATGGCAACGGGATCCAGGACCCACGGCTTGTGCAGTGCGTGCAGCTTTTGCGCCGCCAGCGGCACGGTTTCCCGGTAGATCGGCAGCAATGTACCGACGTTGATATAAAACGAGGCTCCTGCCTCGGCCAGCGCCTCTGCTTCATCGGGCAGATAGATCATCGCCGCCGTACCGCCTGCGGCAAGTTGGGCATTGGCGACGAAGTTGACGGTTACCGTGTTGGTAATGGATGGCGCCAACGGCTTCAAGGCTCGGACTTTTTCGACGGCGGCGGCAATTTCCTGCCGCATAGTTTCCATTGTATACATATCGTTCATCTCCCTTGGAATGGATACTTTTATTATAATCACATCTGCAGCAGGGGGCAATGGAGATATGAAGATGATGGTTTCGGAAACCGCCCCTCAGATCGGCTATTGATTCATCTGTCATCGTATGAAATAATATATTATGTAATTATTAAAAAGTACAGATAGGGGAGAAGACGTGAAGAAACAGAAGAAAATCGCCGTCGTCAATGACGTGACGGGATTCGGCCGTTGTGCCGCCGCCGTCCAGCTTCCGTTGATTTCGGCAATGAAGGTGCAGGCCTGTATCTTTCCTACGGCAATCCTGTCGGTGCATACAGGGTTTCCTGCTTATTATATTGATGATTACGCAGAGCGGATGCCGCGGTATTTGGACAGCTGGCAGGAGAACGGACTTGTTTTCGACGGTATCCTGACCGGATTTTTGGGGTCAGTTGGTCAAGTGGATATTGTCAAAGAGTGTTTGCTTCGCGTTGGCAGAGAGGACAGCTGTATCGTTGTCGATCCGGTCATGGGCGATAACGGCAGCGTCTACGCTTCCTACACTGACGCCTTGTGTCGCGCCATGAAGTCGCTGCTGCCATATGCGACGATCGTTACGCCGAATTTGACGGAAGCCTGCCGTTTGGCGGAGCGTCCATATGTTGATGAAGAGCGTATTTCCGACAAGGAATTGATCGAATTGGCGGAAACATTGGCCGCGTCGGGGCCGTCGGGCGTCGCCATTACGGGGCTGCACAGAAAAAACTGCATGCGAACCTTGGTGTATGAACGGGAAAAAGGCGCCTCTTTTTTGGAAACGGAAAAGGTCGGCGGGGCGCGTTCCGGAACGGGCGATGTCTTTTCCGCCATTGTCGCCGCCGGCGTTGTGCAGGGGATGCCGCTGGACGATGCCGTAATGAAGGCGATGTCGTTTATTTGCCGCGTATTGCGCCATACTTTGGACGTACAGGAACCGGAAATGTACGGGTTGGTCTTTGAAGAGTTTTTAACGGAGTTATGATGAGGAGGTATTTTTGATGATCATTTATATGGCCGAGCAGGGGCGCTATCTCAGTCCGGCGGAAAGTTTGCGACATGATGCGACGCGAATGCGCAGCTTATATGTCAACTTGACGAATCGGTGCCCTTGCAGCTGTACTTTTTGTCTGCGAACGATGAAAGACATGCGCGACGATATGACCTTGTGGCTCCAACAGGAGCCGTCGGTAGAAGAAGTGAAGGAGGCCTTGGACGGGGCGCCTTGGCCGGTTATTAACGAAGTCGTGTTTTGCGGGTTCGGAGAACCGACGGAACGCTTGGAAACGGTCGTAATGCTCCTGCGCCATATCCGGGAAGCCTATCCTGCTGTCAAGACGAGGATCAATACGAACGGCTTATCCGATTTGCTTTACGGGCGCAATACGGCGAAGGATTTTGCCGGAGGTCTCCTTGATACGATTTCCATCAGCCTGAATGAATACAGTGCGGAACGATATCTGGCCGTGACCCGCAGCCGCTTCGGACTGGACTCTTATGACGCGATGTTGACGTTTGCCGAGCATTGCAAAGCCTATATTCCCCAGGTCGTCATGACCGTTGTCGATCAGGTGGAGTCACCGGCAGCAATCGAGAAGTGTCGTCAAATTTGTTCTCAGCGAGGCTTGACGTTGCGCGTGCGGCGCTATGAGGGAAATTGACAGCTGACAGTACTGTGTTCCTAGACCGGAATGTGACGCTCAACACGGCAATGCGGCGGCATAAGCCGTTCCTGTTGATTTTTACTATATGTTTTTATATAATGAAAGATAACGATTGAGCTATTTTGTATAAACAGTATCAGTTACAGTTTCCGGTGGAGGAATGCGATATGTGGAATAGAAGAATAGCATGTGTCATGGCTGTTATTGCCCTGTGTGGGACGGTAGCCGCCGGTGCGGCCGATTATTCGATTCTGGAAAAGGCGGAAAAGGTGGAAACAACGGTATACGGTTCTGCGCAAAGCGGCGCTCTGAATGACCGGATCGCCTCTTTGGATAAAGAACTCCGCGGCGGTACGGACAGCAGCAGTGCACAGGCGCGAACGGATGCGATATATAAGGAGGTCTACGGTAATTCGGGCGCCGATTTGTCGATGTTGGCCGCCGTCAATATGATGCAGTGGAAATATGCCGGGAAAGTGACCGATGAACCTTTGCTGGTGCGTGTGTCGGCCATGGAACAGGGACTCAACGGCGCTGCCGGTACGGGCCCGCTGCGCAGCCGCATCGCCTCGCTTCGGACGGCCTTGCTGGGGAACAAAAAATACACTTCGCAGCGCGTCACGATCCCGGCGGGGACTCTCGTCAAGATCCGAAATCTGGATGCCATTGATTCTGCCGTGGCGGCTGAAGGGGAGGTCGTTCATTTTTCCGTTTCAGAAGATGTTATGGTAGGCGATGTTGTTGTCATTCCGCGCGGCATGGATACGAACGGGACGATAACGAAGGCCCGCAAGGCCGGGCGGTTCGGCCGGGACGGGAAAATCGAGATTTCTTATGATTCCGTGCGCGGTGCTGACGGTTCGCCGATTCCGTTGGTTGTCGGCGAAAAGACGAAGGAAGAATACAAACGTACGGCCGGCGCTGTCGGCGCTTCGGCTGCCGGCGCCATCGTGTTGGGACCTGTTGGTCTTGTCGGCGGATTGTTTGTCAAGGGCAATAATGTGGAGATTCCGGCAGGTACGGAAATGTATGTGGAAACGAAGGCCGAAACGGAAGTCGTCGGCTTTAAGGAGGGCGGTGCTGCCGATGATATGTACTCGGCAGATCTTGCCGCGAGCGGTGTCTCGACAACGAAGAACGGCGCCGTTCCGGTGACGGGAGCTGAACCGGCACCGGCCGACAACGGTTTTGAAAAGCTGCACCGCGATATCGCCGCCGATACATCTGCTTCGTCCGGAGATGTGGTTCCCGTCAACTTGGAAACGACGGAAGGTCCTGTCGATGCCGGTACGGTTGTGAAGATTACGCCGACCGGTAACTAGATGATCAGGTGGCAGAGAATGAATAAGAAACTGACGCTTTCCGTCATGGCATTGCTGGTGCAGATGAGCGTAACAACCGTTGCGGCGGCAGATGCCGTTTCCTTGAAGGAACGTATCGAACAACCGAATAGTCGATCGACGGCGGCAGTGTCCGTGACCGATGGCATGAGCGTTATTCCCGTGGATCTGGATCGGGCGGCGCGGGATTCGGATCCGTCCCTGCCGCAGCCGCCGGTAAAGCTGACGGCAGATTCCTTGTCGGTCCGTGCTTCGGATCACCGTGTACAGGGCCGCGGCAATGTCGATGTTTACCAAGGTGTCGATGAGCTTCATACGGGCTATGTCGAAGGAAATTCGCAGTCGCAGCAGTATCACGCTCCCGGTGAAGTTCTCTACATCAGCGGCGGACAAGTTGTAAACGGTAAAGACATGGTTTATGACGGCGCGAA contains the following coding sequences:
- the thiM gene encoding hydroxyethylthiazole kinase, with amino-acid sequence MYTMETMRQEIAAAVEKVRALKPLAPSITNTVTVNFVANAQLAAGGTAAMIYLPDEAEALAEAGASFYINVGTLLPIYRETVPLAAQKLHALHKPWVLDPVAIGIGSLRTELLSLLKNYPPAVIRGNASEIIALAGLWNLSGGTETSNVHGVDSTDTVQAARLAAISLARFTGGAVAVSGTVDLITDGRQAVCSYGGSSLMESITGCGCSLGGVIAVYSAVASPFIAALCGTAAYNFAGREAERHAAGTGSFQLAFLDALYNASPKDISLTQFTLEEV
- a CDS encoding anaerobic nitric oxide reductase flavorubredoxin, translated to MAKKVTEKVTWVGKIDWELARFHGDEYSTDKGSSYNSYLIRDQKTVLMDTVWKPFDKEFVENLKAEIDLNDIDYIVMNHSESDHSGALPLLMKEIPHTPIYCTAKGEAIIRGHYHQDWNFVNVKTGDTLDLGESRLVFIEATMLHWPDTMFTYMTGENILFSNDGFGQHYASELLFNDKVDQAELYREAMKYYANILNLYSPMVTKKIKEILDMNVPVSMICPSHGVIWRDNPLQIVEAYQQWAAAYQENQVTIIYDTMWNSTRRMAECIGEGIREIDPSITVKLFNSAKEDKNDICTEVFKSKAVLVGSPTINYGFLFSIGGIIEMMKGLKFKNKKAAAFGSYGWSGDAPKQITELLKGSGFAVVQEPLRCMWVPDDKAKDLCRQFGRDFAASISD
- a CDS encoding pyridoxamine kinase produces the protein MKKQKKIAVVNDVTGFGRCAAAVQLPLISAMKVQACIFPTAILSVHTGFPAYYIDDYAERMPRYLDSWQENGLVFDGILTGFLGSVGQVDIVKECLLRVGREDSCIVVDPVMGDNGSVYASYTDALCRAMKSLLPYATIVTPNLTEACRLAERPYVDEERISDKELIELAETLAASGPSGVAITGLHRKNCMRTLVYEREKGASFLETEKVGGARSGTGDVFSAIVAAGVVQGMPLDDAVMKAMSFICRVLRHTLDVQEPEMYGLVFEEFLTEL
- a CDS encoding TatD family nuclease-associated radical SAM protein, whose protein sequence is MIIYMAEQGRYLSPAESLRHDATRMRSLYVNLTNRCPCSCTFCLRTMKDMRDDMTLWLQQEPSVEEVKEALDGAPWPVINEVVFCGFGEPTERLETVVMLLRHIREAYPAVKTRINTNGLSDLLYGRNTAKDFAGGLLDTISISLNEYSAERYLAVTRSRFGLDSYDAMLTFAEHCKAYIPQVVMTVVDQVESPAAIEKCRQICSQRGLTLRVRRYEGN
- a CDS encoding MTH1187 family thiamine-binding protein, which produces MNTLIAVCIAPCGTGDEYAPYVSQIVKIIRESGLPNRTNAMFTEIEGEWDDVMAVVKKATFSLAEQGIRTEVMLKADIRPGYTNMMERKVAVINEILDNEK
- a CDS encoding nitroreductase family protein, translating into MSTLIDAFAKRRTNYALDKNVTIAQSAIIKTVQDVIHEVPSAFNMQSGKVIVAFGKKHDKIWQIAMDTLRAIVPAENFGTTEAKINSFAAAYGTILYFDNTAVVKSMQEQFPLYADNFPVWAQQANGMMQFGVWSALTDLGLGVNMQHYNPLIDGAVKNEFQVPAEWQLIAQMPFGNPTAVPDPIAKDPIDERVLVFDK